A window from Salminus brasiliensis chromosome 7, fSalBra1.hap2, whole genome shotgun sequence encodes these proteins:
- the kank4 gene encoding KN motif and ankyrin repeat domain-containing protein 4 isoform X3 → MMDKKSANGFSSKASESGGQRKQLPYSVETPYGFHLDLDFLKYVDDIEKGNTIKRVHIQRKNRGPKYSTLPRNFSLPGHGARPAAKDTWANTSTLGSKPKSRVTEVQQLFEFRASDGSSSSSSGSSTAGHSKVQSTGYLSSSKPADEVHTQTSYKEQQLGLNVRPHLFRASSMPVNVPHRRLSDSTDEQSPQSQNGSTERLFRPVDSSDRRGSVPQDRASLHQQITAALKRVRELEEQVRTIPELKAQICSLREERDQLLQRIQEQTERVVESSEKPQPEESTEHPVATQQQEAPSFLKDTVVDHKTKTPAAEPTAEPQADWQNLEAQDLAEQKAAKTVSGEEPVSAVISVPVILIEKVESPTDSEESEKQLEESEHEAEIPERLSDQELEKQGQTQEMSAEDKQLELSEEQENRSEYMASQMKTEKTEAAGGSGDEGKKWTSTKDEQESLIIQELQVKVKTLEERLSQASCELKKTDSLLGEQIEENRLKDLTIQELSGKVMESIAISIQQERAVPPPPEQLPERVVTCDASVSTDCKIVLEKAVLTDAELQPDDGPKETDLICSSTQTNIIQTRDIEVLAHVMTAEKVVGVEVSTSDQAVETDVPISPGDDVQADTSEEIADGHRADFRHSIDKEDTVEEENSDSMVIERDVAEEYVIVEKTEGDLVETIAEETVVVGLSTIENEFPESRNVEKVVIESSKGDTSPGESHQDQKQEQEQDPQPQIQPQRPTEAATSPAAIGQVVNRIQGLLNEQWASLGSGSQEGKGESSQKPPVSKISSIQSHLRGSLSALSAFYSPVQKGSAAKQSGLKSIMKKNDYPDKQGNGGVKKNLKFVGVNGGYETTSSEESSGEENEDEGKEEEEEEVDSSEPEEQGEEKESGAAQEEEAAAAGEQTDEAQAEQSECSEEPKDSQASIGPQEEQPISEFVDKNFMAACHYLKDRMAEVSAPNKEMVRNAFI, encoded by the exons ATGATGGACAAGAAAAGTG CAAATGGCTTTTCCTCCAAGGCTTCTGAAAGTGGAGGACAGCGGAAACAGCTGCCCTATTCTGTGGAGACACCTTATGGCTTCCACCTTGATCTGGACTTCCTCAAATATGTAGATGACATTGAGAAGGGCAACACCATCAAGAGGGTGCATATCCAGCGAAAGAACAGAGGTCCAAAATATAGCACACTGCCACGCAACTTCAGCCTTCCTGGACATGGTGCAAGACCTGCTGCCAAAGACACATGGgccaacacctccaccctggGGTCCAAGCCCAAGTCCcgtgttactgaggtccagcaACTTTTTGAGTTCAGAGCTAGTGATGGCAGTTCTAGTAGTAGCAGTGGAAGCTCTACTGCTGGTCATTCCAAAGTCCAAAGCACTGGCTACCTCTCATCCTCAAAACCTGCAGATGAGGTCCACACCCAGACTTCATACAAAGAGCAGCAACTGGGCCTTAATGTGAGGCCACACTTGTTTCGGGCATCCAGCATGCCTGTTAATGTCCCACACAGGAGACTCTCAGACTCTACTGATGAGCAGAGTCCTCAGTCCCAGAATGGCTCAACCGAGAGACTGTTTCGCCCTGTAGATAGCAGCGACAGGAGAGGAAGTGTTCCTCAGGACAGAGCCAGTCTGCATCAACAGATAACAGCAGCACTGAAAAGAGTGCGTGAACTGGAAGAGCAGGTGAGGACCATACCTGAACTGAAGGCTCAGATTTGTTCACTAAGAGAGGAGAGGGATCAACTGCTTCAGAGgattcaggaacagacagagagagtagTAGAATCGAGTGAAAAACCCCAACCTGAGGAAAGCACTGAGCATCCTGTAGCAACACAGCAGCAAGAAGCCCCATCCTTTTTAAAGGACACTGTAGTTGACCATAAAACTAAAACACCAGCAGCCGAGCCAACTGCAGAACCACAGGCAGACTGGCAAAACTTAGAGGCGCAAGACCTTGCAGAGCAGAAGGCTGCCAAAACGGTGTCAGGAGAAGAGCCCGTGTCAGCTGTGATCTCTGTCCCAGTGATCCTTATAGAAAAAGTTGAGAGCCCTACTGATTCAGAAGAATCAGAGAAGCAATTGGAAGAGTCAGAGCATGAGGCTGAAATACCAGAAAGGCTTTCAGACCAAGAACTAGAGAAACAAGGGCAAACACAAGAGATGTCTGCGGAAGATAAACAGTTGGAGCTATCAGAAGAACAAGAAAATAGATCTGAATACATGGCGTCCCAAATGAAAACGGAAAAAACTGAAGCCGCTGGAGGATCAGGTGACGAAGGAAAAAAATGGACCTCCACTAAAGATGAACAAGAGTCTCTCATTATCCAAGAATTACAAGTCAAAGTTAAGACTTTGGAGGAGAGATTAAGCCAGGCCAGCTGTGAGCTAAAAAAGACAGATTCCTTACTGGGAGAGCAGATAGAGGAGAATAGATTAAAAGACCTAACAATTCAAGAACTGAGTGGAAAAGTTATGGAGTCTATTGCAATCAGCATACAGCAAGAAAGAGCAGTTCCACCACCGCCTGAGCAACTTCCTGAACGCGTAGTTACTTGCGATGCATCTGTCAGTACAGACTGCAAGATTGTCTTAGAAAAGGCAGTGTTGACAGATGCTGAACTTCAACCTGATGATGGTCCCAAAGAAACAGACCTAATATGCTCTAGCACTCAAACAAATATAATCCAGACACGAGATATTGAGGTGCTAGCACACGTGATGACAGCTGAGAAGGTTGTCGGGGTGGAAGTTTCTACAAGTGACCAAGCAGTTGAGACAGATGTCCCAATTAGCCCTGGTGATGATGTGCAGGCAGATACATCTGAGGAAATAGCAGATGGGCATAGAGCTGATTTTAGACACAGCATAGACAAAGAGGATACAGTCGAGGAAGAAAATAGCGATAGTATGGTCATTGAGAGGGATGTGGCTGAAGAGTATGTTATAGTGGAAAAGACTGAAGGTGATCTAGTTGAGACTATAGCCGAGGAGACAGTAGTTGTCGGGTTGTCGACCATTGAGAATGAGTTTCCAGAGAGTAGAAATGTTGAAAAGGTGGTAATAGAAAGCTCAAAAGGAGATACAAGCCCAGGGGAATCTCATCAAGACCAAAAGCAAGAGCAAGAACAAGACCCTCAGCCTCAGATTCAGCCTCAGCGGCCCACCGAAGCTGCCACTTCCCCTGCAGCCATAGGCCAGGTTGTCAATCGCATCCAGGGGCTTCTTAATGAGCAGTGGGCCAGTCTGGGCAGCGGGAGCCAAGAGGGAAAAGGAGAAAGCTCACAGAAACCGCCTGTCTCAAAGATCAGCTCCATCCAAAGTCATCTCAGAGGCTCTCTCAGTGCTCTCTCAGCCTTTTATTCTCCTGTTCAAAAAGGCAGTGCTGCTAAACAATCAG GCCTCAAATCCATCATGAAGAAGAATGACTATCCTGACAAGCAGGGGAATGGAGGAGTCAAAAAAAACCTGAAATTTGTTGGCGTGAACGGAgg CTATGAGACCACCTCCAGTGAGGAGTCCAGTGGGGAGGAGAATGAGGACGaggggaaggaggaggaggaggaggaggtggataGCTCCGAGCCGGAGGAGCagggagaggagaaggagagtgGAGCGGCCCAGGAGGaggaggctgctgctgctggggagCAGACTGATGAAGCT